The Sporosarcina sp. Te-1 DNA window AAGTAACGCCCAAAACGCTGCAGGACGATTCCTACCAGGAAGCAGATTTGTCTATCGTCCCGGCCCGCAATGGCGAATTTCTTGCTTCGACTGTCGGCGGCCCGCCGGTTGTTTCCGATTTACTGATGGAAATGCTCATTCTGACGGATGCCAAAGATCACCTCATCTATTCAAATCCCGTCGCGTTGAAATTCATTTCAGAAATGAGTCGGACAGAGGCAGTAGCCAATGAGAAAATCACGGACTTGCTGCCATTCTTGAAGCCGGTTTATGACAATAAAGAAGATGTATTCGTGTTTGATCTAACAATTGATCGCAAAAGTTTGGTCGTGAAGAAAATCCGATTGAAGAAAAAGGATCGAGGTGAGACACTGCTCATCATTCAAGATTTGACCGAATTACGGATGAAGGAAAAAGAACTCATGATGAAATCAGTGGTCATCCAGGAAATCCATCACCGCGTGAAAAATAATCTGCAGACGATTGCGAGCTTGCTGCGGTTACAGATGAGGGGATTGCCGGAGGACAGTCAAGCATCATTCGAGGATACGTTAAATCGGATCTATAGCATTTCATCGGTCTATGAAATTATTTTGGCTAAAGAACGTGCGGATGATGACGATGTAAATATTATTGAATTGACGAGAAAAATCTGTTCTGCCATGGTATTGAACGACGTGCGTTCAAAAGTAGACTTGATTATTCAGCCGAATGGCAATAAAATAATTACATCCTCCAGGAAAGCGGTTTCACTTGCAATTATTGTGAATGAGCTCGTTCAGAACTCGTTGAAACATGCCTTTGCTAAGGAGGGAGAAGGGGAAATCCGGATATGGTTTACTTCGGATCGGGACTTTCTCGAGCTTCACATTTCCGACAATGGGGTTGGAATGAAAGAGCCGAAACCGTCGCTTGGAACGGAAATTGTCCATAACCTCGTGACCAATGATTTGAATGGGGAATTTCTGTACGTTCCGCAAGAGGAAGGTACGCATGCCGTCGTGACATTTCCAGTGAGTCCGGAGGTGGAGATTTTCTATGAAAAAAAGGATTTTGATAGCCGAGGATGAGTCGATCATCCGAATGGATTTGAAATTGACATTAGAGGACCACGGGTATGAGGTGGTCGGTGAGGCAGGAGATGGCGATCGGGCAGTTGAGCTTGCGTTTCTCCATAAGCCGGACCTGGTCTTGATGGACATTAAAATGCCGAAAATTGACGGATTGAAGGCAAGCCGGATCATCGGGTCTCAATTGGATCTTCCGATACTTCTCATTACCGCCTATAGCCAAAAGGAATTTGTCGAGAAAGCCCAGCAAGATAATATTGTCGGTTATTTGGTGAAACCGATTTCAGAAGCGAATTTAATTCCGGCGATTGAGGTGGCCCTCCACCAATCCGAAAAAGCGAAACGGCTGAAAGCGAGTATTCAGGACGTGAAGCGGGAAGTGGAAAAGCGCAAGACGATTGAGCGGGCCAAAGGTTTATTGATGGAGAAGGAAAATCTCTCTGAACCCCAAGCATTCAAGAAAATGCGGGATGCCAGCATGTCCAGGCAACAGACAATGGAGTCAATTGCCATAGAAGTCATTGAGTTATATAAGTGAATAATTGAAGCAATGGCGCTTAAAGATGACCTTTCTTTAGGCGTCTTTTTGTTTTGTTATATACCAAAATTTGGTTAAGGTGGTGGTTTGAAATTAGGCAATCTATCTCTATTTTTGGTTTTGTCATTCATGTAAGTTGATAAAAGGGGGAATTTATAGTGGAAATGATCGGTACAGTAATCGTCTGGATCATTATGATCTGTGCAGTGCTGGGTGCATTTGCTGCGATCAAAAATCCAGAAGAAGGATTAGGAAAGGAATTCATGTCCGGTTTGCATGCGGTAGGTCATATTTTCGTACCGGCTGCCGGTATTATGGCCTCCATTCCATATTTGACTTGGTTTATCAGTAAATTTATCGGTCCTATATTTGATGCCATCGGTGCGGACCCGGCCATAGCGGCGACAACAATCCTTGCGTCGGATATGGGTGGATATCAGCTGGCCGAAGCACTTAAAACATCCTATGAAGGTTGGATTATGGCACTCGTTGTAGGATTCATGTCCGGAGCGACGATTGTATTTTCGATTCCGATGGGACTTGCTATGTTGGATAAGCGGGATCACAAATATATGGCGCTTGGCGTTATGTCGGGTGTTTTAACGATTCCGATTGGCGCTTTCGTCGCCTCTGTACTCATTGTGCTTTTCAATACGGATGTACGTGATGTTATTAGTACAACAGCGGCATCTAATTATGAATTCGTCATAAGTTACTTGCAAATCCTTGTCAACTTGCTGCCATTGCTCGTATTTGTTGTAGCGATTGCACTCGGATTGAAATTCTTCCCGCGTGTCATGATTTCGGGCTTTATGCTTTTCGGCCGAGTGATGGACGCGGCAATCAAACTAGTCCTCGTCTTTTCAATTGTTGAAGTTTTCACTGGTGTTTTCTCAACGGTCTTTGGCGCATGGGGCTTTGACCCAATCATGGCGGATGAAAAAGACCAATTCCGGGCATTGGAAACAGCCGGTTATATCGGTATTATGCTGGCGGGTGCATTCCCGATGGTTTATTTACTTCGGAAATATGCCGCGAAACCACTTGAAGCAGGCGGACGCAAGCTTGGTTTGTCCTCGACGGGAAGCGCTGGCATTTTAGCGACAATGGCGAATATCTTGGCGATGTTCTCTCTTGTCCGTTTCATGAGACCGAAAGATAAAGTCATCAATATCGCGTTTGCAGTTTGTGCTGCTTTCTTGCTTGGTGACCATTTATCATTCACTGCCAATTTCCAACCGACGATCATCTTGCCGGTTATCTTAGGTAAATTAACAGCGGGTGTCTGTGCGATTGCAATTGCCTACAAACTGTCTGTTCCAACTGCTTTGAAGCTTGAGGAAAAAGACCGGGCTGAAGGTGTCATCCGCCCGGGTGAATACTTGGAAGACGGTGAAGTGGAACAATCGGAAGGAAAGAAAGAGGAAGAAGCTGTACTGACAAACGCATAAGTACAATAAACTGAGAAGGAAGTGCTTAGATTGAGCGAAGAAAAGAAACGATTCATACAGGAATTTGTACCGGGAAAACAGCTTACGCTTAGCCATCTAATCGCTAATCCTGATCCAGATATGTTTCAGAAGCTGGGTATCCAAGAGGCCGGGGCGCTGGGCATCATGACGTGCACGCCGAGTGAGACGGTCATTATTGCAGGAGATTTAGCGACCAAGGCGGCCAATGTGAAGCTAGGATTTTTGGATCGATTCACAGGAAGTCTTGTTATTGTCGGAAGTGTTTCGGAAGTCGAGATGGCGATGCTGGAAATCAACCGATTCCTGTCTGAAAAACTCGGCTATACACCGGCATCCATTACGAAATCGTAAGGAGTGAACGGTCATGCAAAACAAGGCAATGCTAATCGGGGCCATTGGTGCGGGGAAATCGACGCTGACGAATGCACTGTTAGGCAAGCAGGTTCCAGCTGTAAAAACACAGACGCTCATTTATTATGATTGGATCGTCGATACACCTGGAGAGTACACGGAAAATCCGTTGTTCTACAAAAATATTATGGCGACAGCCTTAGAAGTGTCTCATGTGTTTTACCTTCAAGATGCAACGAACGGCAAGACGATCTTTCCGCCGGGATTTAGCATGGGGGTCCCGAAACTTGCGGTCGGTGTCATTACGAAATGCGATCATCCGGAAGCTGATGTGGAAAGAGCGTACCGCATGATGAAGAATATCATTTCGGAAGGTCCTGTCATCATCACCTCATCTGTAACAGGAGACGGTGTAGGGCATTTGAAGGAATTGGTGAAGTGCCCTGACATGCAATCGATGAAAGAGTACATCCAGAAGACGGATGATGACCATGTCCGCTTCATCGGCCCACTTTACAGTGCCTAGCAAGTTTGATATAGTTGGAGATAATACAAGTTCATGAAATCGGCAATGACGCCTTTACAACCCGAGGAGAAATCTCCGGGTTTGTAGAGGCGTTTTTTATTTCATTTTACCGAAATGGGGTGCGGACGTGGACCAGTTCAATAAAAGGCATGAAACGATCATCAGTGCTGGCATTGACATTGGCACAAGCACGACCAAATTGATCATCAGCCGATTTTCCTTGATGAATGTCGCGGGTACGACACATGTACCGCGAATTGAGATTGTGGATAAAGAAATTTTATATAAAAGTCCTGTCTTCCGAACGCCGCTCTTGGATGCATCGACAATCGACACGCAAGGAGTGGAACGGATCGTCCGCTCACAATATGCAGAGGCAGGAGTTACGCCCTCTCAAATTGAAACGGGGGCCGTTATCATCACAGGGGAAACGGCTACGAAACACAATGCGAGTGAAATGATCCATCATTTGTCGCATGAAGCCGGTGATTTCCTTGTTGCCACAGCAGGCCCGGATTTGGAAGGCATCATAGCGGCGAAAGGATCGGGGGCTTATGACTTTTCCGCGAAGAGCGGAAAAGTTATTGCCAACATTGATATTGGCGGCGGGACAGCCAATATGGCCGTTTACAAGGATAAGAAGCTTCTTGGTACATGCACGATGCATATTGGGGGGCGACTCATCGAGTTTCAAAATGGCCGAGTCTATTCCATCTCCTCGCCTGTCGAACGGCTGCTGGCCGAACAAGGCTGGCGCTTGCAAGTCGGAGACCCAGCGGATAGCCCTGCTGTCCATCAAGTGACAGAATTCATGGCGGACTCGCTTGCACGGATTGTAAGCCGTGATGTTACTTTGGCAGACCATGTATTATTGCTGGGACATACGCCTTCTTGGCAGGACGATGTAGATGCGATCGTCTTTTCGGGCGGAGTATCAGAATGTATGTATCAGCATGAGCTTGGACAGGTGCAGGTCGCTGAATATGATGATATCGGCGTCCGCTTAGCAGAAGCATTGAAGCACAATAACCGGCTGCAATCCTTTGAGTGGCTGGAGCCGGTAGAAACCGTTAGGGCGACCGTATTAGGTGCGGGCACGCAGACGACGGAAATCAGCGGTGCGACGATTCAGGTGGCACCGCATGAACTACCTCTGAAAAACATTCCGATTTACCAGCATGATTTCATGTTTGATTTGCAAAAAGGATTGGATCTTTTTGACTCAGCCATTTCCGAAGCGATCGCCCTATATGATTCGACCCGGGAAGGGCAAAATTTTGCATTATATATATCGAATCTCCCCTATATGGGATTCCGGGACATCCAAACCTTGTCCCAGGCGATTATCCGCCTGATGGAAAAGCGGCCAGACCCGGCGCAGCCGATCATTTTGATCATCCAATCGGATCACGCCAAGGTAATTGGCCAGACGCTGGTCGCCATGAATGTACAACAAAGTGTCATTTGTGTGGATCAAATCAACGTAGAGACCGGCGATTACATTGATATCGGCAAGGCGCTCGATTCCGGTGTCGTGCCGGTTGTAGTGAAAACGTTAACATTCCACACATCGTAAAGGAGGCGCTGCAATTGAATTTATCAACAGTATTAGGCGGCGAACGGTATGTGTTCACCGATTTGAAAGAAGTATTGGCCAAAG harbors:
- the eutH gene encoding ethanolamine utilization protein EutH yields the protein MEMIGTVIVWIIMICAVLGAFAAIKNPEEGLGKEFMSGLHAVGHIFVPAAGIMASIPYLTWFISKFIGPIFDAIGADPAIAATTILASDMGGYQLAEALKTSYEGWIMALVVGFMSGATIVFSIPMGLAMLDKRDHKYMALGVMSGVLTIPIGAFVASVLIVLFNTDVRDVISTTAASNYEFVISYLQILVNLLPLLVFVVAIALGLKFFPRVMISGFMLFGRVMDAAIKLVLVFSIVEVFTGVFSTVFGAWGFDPIMADEKDQFRALETAGYIGIMLAGAFPMVYLLRKYAAKPLEAGGRKLGLSSTGSAGILATMANILAMFSLVRFMRPKDKVINIAFAVCAAFLLGDHLSFTANFQPTIILPVILGKLTAGVCAIAIAYKLSVPTALKLEEKDRAEGVIRPGEYLEDGEVEQSEGKKEEEAVLTNA
- a CDS encoding ethanolamine ammonia-lyase reactivating factor EutA, which codes for MDQFNKRHETIISAGIDIGTSTTKLIISRFSLMNVAGTTHVPRIEIVDKEILYKSPVFRTPLLDASTIDTQGVERIVRSQYAEAGVTPSQIETGAVIITGETATKHNASEMIHHLSHEAGDFLVATAGPDLEGIIAAKGSGAYDFSAKSGKVIANIDIGGGTANMAVYKDKKLLGTCTMHIGGRLIEFQNGRVYSISSPVERLLAEQGWRLQVGDPADSPAVHQVTEFMADSLARIVSRDVTLADHVLLLGHTPSWQDDVDAIVFSGGVSECMYQHELGQVQVAEYDDIGVRLAEALKHNNRLQSFEWLEPVETVRATVLGAGTQTTEISGATIQVAPHELPLKNIPIYQHDFMFDLQKGLDLFDSAISEAIALYDSTREGQNFALYISNLPYMGFRDIQTLSQAIIRLMEKRPDPAQPIILIIQSDHAKVIGQTLVAMNVQQSVICVDQINVETGDYIDIGKALDSGVVPVVVKTLTFHTS
- a CDS encoding sensor histidine kinase; the protein is MVTSTLEQLCILYTDLTYEDIGRLEEVASTLQLYADMSDSYMFIDCKIKDNDHAIVVAEAFPRNANNIYENSVVGKIVFESFEPGVFYSYKNGKKSIIRQAITQEGKSVDQTVVPIKNKCHQVIGVLIQEKEVTPKTLQDDSYQEADLSIVPARNGEFLASTVGGPPVVSDLLMEMLILTDAKDHLIYSNPVALKFISEMSRTEAVANEKITDLLPFLKPVYDNKEDVFVFDLTIDRKSLVVKKIRLKKKDRGETLLIIQDLTELRMKEKELMMKSVVIQEIHHRVKNNLQTIASLLRLQMRGLPEDSQASFEDTLNRIYSISSVYEIILAKERADDDDVNIIELTRKICSAMVLNDVRSKVDLIIQPNGNKIITSSRKAVSLAIIVNELVQNSLKHAFAKEGEGEIRIWFTSDRDFLELHISDNGVGMKEPKPSLGTEIVHNLVTNDLNGEFLYVPQEEGTHAVVTFPVSPEVEIFYEKKDFDSRG
- a CDS encoding EutP/PduV family microcompartment system protein, with the translated sequence MQNKAMLIGAIGAGKSTLTNALLGKQVPAVKTQTLIYYDWIVDTPGEYTENPLFYKNIMATALEVSHVFYLQDATNGKTIFPPGFSMGVPKLAVGVITKCDHPEADVERAYRMMKNIISEGPVIITSSVTGDGVGHLKELVKCPDMQSMKEYIQKTDDDHVRFIGPLYSA
- the eutS gene encoding ethanolamine utilization microcompartment protein EutS — encoded protein: MSEEKKRFIQEFVPGKQLTLSHLIANPDPDMFQKLGIQEAGALGIMTCTPSETVIIAGDLATKAANVKLGFLDRFTGSLVIVGSVSEVEMAMLEINRFLSEKLGYTPASITKS
- a CDS encoding ANTAR domain-containing response regulator — its product is MKKRILIAEDESIIRMDLKLTLEDHGYEVVGEAGDGDRAVELAFLHKPDLVLMDIKMPKIDGLKASRIIGSQLDLPILLITAYSQKEFVEKAQQDNIVGYLVKPISEANLIPAIEVALHQSEKAKRLKASIQDVKREVEKRKTIERAKGLLMEKENLSEPQAFKKMRDASMSRQQTMESIAIEVIELYK